A region from the Actinoplanes sp. OR16 genome encodes:
- a CDS encoding serine/threonine-protein kinase, giving the protein MTTCLRNCPGTIEDGYCDTCGMAPAAVPRAVPAPVPSSVATPPSLPAGLSAPTMPRPRVNDSSSIRSSALSTRTGGSGRSSSRAQSRRRFGGGLVEIAPIVQADPATAVMAVGEVPESRRYCAKCGSQVGRSRGDRPGRTTGFCASCGEPFDFTPKLQKGDLVAGQYEVAGPLAHGGLGWIYLAVDKNVSDRWVVLKGLLNAGDEDALAAAVAERRFLAEVEHPNIVKIYNFVEHDGAGYIVMEYVGGKSLKDLLKAARAPLPVYQALAYVLEIMPAFAYLHDRGLIFCDFKPDNVIQSGDQMRLIDLGGVVHIDDQEAALYGTIGYQAPEMATAGPSIASDLYTIGRTLAVLTTDFRGYQSTFKESLPDRDDFEVYVRHEAFYRLVQRATRPDPAERFVDAGEMADQMMGVLRQVLAADGEPRPAPSKLFTGELRTDPHSDGVRWQDLPTPLIDLTDPAAAFLASVTVTDPAEVLTLLGKAPHYTLEVRLRELRAHIDLGARTGRFDEARTFRTLLAESAGEDWRVAWYEGLLALATGDPEQARARFDAVWSALPGELAPRLALGFTAELKDDREAACAHYDVVSRTDPAYTTAAAGLARCRLAAGDRAGAVEAYNRVPGTSSAYAGSQVGAIRALVRAHPSGAVDVDSLTAAAQLIERLKVEGAQLAALRAELLEQALTTLSRGTGVPRAILGASSTGGSSAGGSRAGGSRPGETGSGDAGERDVRFALEAAYREMARAAHGPEKIRLVDQANAARPRTRT; this is encoded by the coding sequence GTGACCACCTGCCTGCGGAACTGTCCCGGCACGATCGAGGACGGGTACTGCGACACCTGCGGGATGGCCCCGGCCGCGGTCCCCCGGGCCGTCCCGGCCCCCGTCCCGTCGTCCGTCGCCACTCCACCGTCACTGCCGGCCGGTCTGTCCGCGCCGACCATGCCGCGGCCCCGGGTCAACGACTCCTCGTCGATCCGCTCGTCGGCGCTCTCCACCCGGACCGGCGGCAGCGGCCGCAGCAGCTCCCGTGCCCAGTCGCGGCGGCGGTTCGGCGGCGGGCTCGTCGAGATCGCGCCGATCGTGCAGGCCGACCCGGCGACCGCGGTGATGGCCGTCGGCGAGGTGCCGGAGTCGCGGCGGTACTGCGCCAAGTGCGGCAGCCAGGTCGGCCGCAGCCGGGGTGACCGGCCCGGCCGCACGACGGGGTTCTGCGCGTCCTGCGGCGAGCCGTTCGACTTCACCCCGAAACTGCAGAAGGGCGACCTGGTCGCCGGGCAGTACGAGGTGGCCGGCCCGCTCGCGCACGGCGGCCTCGGCTGGATCTACCTGGCCGTCGACAAGAACGTCTCGGACCGCTGGGTGGTCCTCAAGGGCCTGCTCAACGCGGGCGACGAGGACGCCCTGGCCGCCGCGGTGGCCGAGCGCCGGTTCCTCGCCGAGGTCGAGCACCCGAACATCGTCAAGATCTACAACTTCGTCGAGCACGACGGCGCCGGCTACATCGTCATGGAGTACGTCGGCGGCAAGTCGCTGAAGGACCTGCTCAAGGCGGCCCGGGCGCCGCTGCCGGTCTACCAGGCCCTGGCCTACGTCCTGGAGATCATGCCGGCCTTCGCGTACCTGCACGACCGCGGCCTGATCTTCTGCGACTTCAAGCCGGACAACGTGATCCAGTCCGGCGACCAGATGCGGCTCATCGACCTCGGCGGCGTCGTGCACATCGACGATCAGGAGGCCGCGCTCTACGGCACGATCGGATACCAGGCGCCGGAGATGGCGACCGCCGGGCCGTCGATCGCCTCCGACCTCTACACGATCGGCCGGACGCTCGCGGTGCTCACCACCGATTTCCGGGGCTACCAGAGCACGTTCAAGGAGAGCCTTCCGGATCGGGACGACTTCGAGGTGTACGTCCGGCACGAGGCGTTCTACCGATTGGTCCAGCGGGCCACGCGTCCCGACCCGGCGGAGCGGTTCGTCGACGCCGGTGAGATGGCCGACCAGATGATGGGCGTCCTGCGTCAGGTCCTCGCGGCCGACGGCGAGCCCCGGCCGGCCCCGTCGAAGCTGTTCACCGGCGAGCTGCGGACGGATCCGCACTCCGACGGCGTGCGCTGGCAGGACCTGCCCACCCCGCTCATCGACCTGACCGACCCGGCCGCCGCCTTCCTCGCCTCGGTCACCGTGACCGACCCGGCCGAGGTGCTCACCCTGCTCGGCAAGGCCCCGCACTACACCCTCGAAGTACGGCTACGGGAGCTGCGGGCGCACATCGACCTCGGCGCCCGGACCGGCCGGTTCGACGAGGCCCGCACGTTCCGCACGCTGCTCGCCGAGTCGGCCGGCGAGGATTGGCGGGTGGCCTGGTATGAAGGCCTGCTCGCCCTCGCCACCGGCGACCCCGAGCAGGCCCGGGCCCGGTTCGACGCGGTGTGGTCGGCGCTGCCCGGCGAGCTGGCGCCACGGCTGGCCCTCGGCTTCACCGCCGAGCTGAAGGACGACCGGGAAGCCGCCTGCGCCCACTACGACGTGGTGAGCCGCACCGACCCGGCGTACACCACGGCGGCGGCCGGCCTCGCCCGTTGCCGGCTCGCCGCCGGTGACCGGGCCGGGGCCGTCGAGGCGTACAACCGCGTTCCCGGCACCTCCTCGGCGTACGCCGGCTCGCAGGTGGGAGCGATCCGCGCGCTGGTCCGGGCGCACCCGTCCGGCGCCGTCGACGTGGACTCGCTCACCGCCGCGGCCCAGCTGATCGAGCGTCTCAAGGTGGAGGGCGCCCAGCTGGCGGCGTTGCGGGCGGAGCTGCTGGAGCAGGCCCTCACGACGCTGAGCCGGGGCACCGGCGTGCCGCGGGCCATACTCGGGGCATCCAGCACCGGAGGTTCCAGTGCCGGGGGATCCCGTGCCGGTGGATCCCGTCCTGGGGAGACCGGGTCGGGCGACGCCGGGGAGCGGGACGTACGGTTCGCGCTGGAAGCGGCGTACCGGGAGATGGCCCGGGCCGCGCACGGACCGGAGAAGATCCGCCTGGTCGATCAGGCCAACGCGGCGCGGCCCCGGACGCGGACGTGA